Proteins encoded in a region of the Spirochaeta lutea genome:
- a CDS encoding TrmH family RNA methyltransferase gives MISPRKFLTLDDEHQLRKLRKILLELRSAARGAGLDGVYARQASVVLEAGRAGAPGAIADLDEILAACLRALQTPHESGARVSRLCHQGVLSLEAALGVPLGEWDLDSPDTIGADADPVPDPRYYPGHTRVGPETRSPGETGQPISTSEGNAGSREPEIQVYLEDLRSPFNVGSIFRTCDAMGVSRVLLSPRCPQPGTKRVDRSSMGSVDWIPWRVLAPEDIPSYCRDEELSVLVLETGGTDYTRTVLPPRCLVILGSEELGVSPGCAALGPVVSIGMSGRKGSLNVGVSFGIVASRWRECRS, from the coding sequence ATGATTTCTCCCCGAAAATTCCTAACCCTCGACGATGAACACCAACTGCGTAAGCTCCGTAAAATTCTCCTGGAACTGCGGTCTGCCGCCCGAGGGGCCGGGCTCGACGGGGTGTATGCCCGCCAGGCATCAGTGGTCCTGGAAGCCGGCCGGGCGGGGGCCCCGGGGGCAATCGCCGACCTGGATGAAATTCTCGCGGCTTGCCTCCGGGCCTTGCAAACCCCCCATGAATCCGGAGCTCGGGTATCCCGGCTCTGTCACCAGGGGGTGTTAAGCCTAGAAGCCGCCCTGGGGGTGCCCCTGGGGGAATGGGATCTGGATAGTCCGGATACCATCGGGGCGGATGCAGACCCAGTACCTGATCCCAGGTACTATCCCGGGCACACCCGGGTCGGCCCGGAAACCCGTTCACCCGGGGAAACGGGGCAGCCCATCAGCACCTCCGAGGGGAATGCCGGGTCCCGGGAACCGGAGATACAGGTGTACCTGGAGGATCTGCGGAGCCCCTTCAACGTGGGTAGTATTTTCAGGACCTGCGATGCCATGGGGGTATCCCGGGTGCTGCTCAGCCCCCGTTGCCCCCAGCCGGGCACGAAGCGGGTTGATCGTTCCAGTATGGGCAGTGTGGATTGGATTCCCTGGAGGGTACTTGCCCCGGAAGATATCCCGAGCTACTGCCGGGATGAGGAGCTTTCGGTTCTGGTGCTTGAAACCGGGGGGACGGACTACACCAGGACGGTGCTGCCTCCCCGGTGCCTGGTTATTCTCGGCTCGGAGGAGCTGGGGGTTTCCCCCGGGTGTGCTGCCTTGGGACCGGTGGTAAGTATCGGTATGTCGGGCCGCAAGGGGTCCCTGAATGTCGGGGTGAGCTTCGGCATCGTAGCCTCCCGGTGGCGGGAATGCCGGTCCTAG
- a CDS encoding OsmC family protein, with protein MQKFVTAQWKKAMAFDLTIEDATIPVDADEQFGGAGYGPKPKALMLTALAGCTGMDVVSMLGKMRIPFDSFSIEIEAKQADEHPKVYTDILVRYRFTGDQLNEDKIETAIELSLGKYCAVAATLKKTATLKHELLMNP; from the coding sequence ATGCAAAAATTTGTTACCGCCCAATGGAAGAAGGCCATGGCCTTTGACCTTACAATAGAGGATGCCACCATTCCGGTGGATGCCGATGAACAATTTGGCGGGGCCGGGTACGGTCCGAAACCGAAGGCCCTCATGCTTACCGCCCTGGCGGGTTGTACCGGGATGGATGTGGTTTCGATGTTGGGAAAAATGAGGATCCCCTTTGATAGTTTTTCCATTGAGATTGAGGCAAAGCAGGCTGACGAGCATCCCAAGGTCTACACGGATATCCTGGTGCGTTATCGTTTTACCGGGGATCAGCTGAATGAGGATAAGATTGAAACCGCTATCGAGCTGAGCCTCGGGAAATACTGCGCCGTGGCGGCCACCCTAAAAAAGACAGCAACCCTGAAGCATGAATTACTCATGAATCCCTAG
- a CDS encoding glutaredoxin family protein encodes MSITMYTTPSCSFCHKAKRYFKENRVPFTEYDVSRDPRRADEMVRKSGQMGVPVIDIHGKILVGFNQPEVERALKR; translated from the coding sequence ATGTCTATTACCATGTATACTACCCCAAGCTGTTCGTTTTGCCACAAGGCGAAGCGGTATTTCAAGGAAAACCGCGTCCCCTTTACCGAGTACGATGTTTCTAGGGATCCTCGGAGAGCCGACGAGATGGTTCGAAAGTCAGGCCAAATGGGGGTTCCGGTTATTGATATTCACGGGAAGATACTTGTGGGATTTAACCAGCCCGAGGTTGAACGCGCCTTGAAGCGATAA
- a CDS encoding HDOD domain-containing protein yields MTIDPEKIKLAVRNSIPVTIKTYTLPSELEAQLEQILDGFLKEIGQGDLKDPLYYCLRELAVNAKKANTKRVYFQEKNLDLLNNEDYQKGMQTFKEETLNNISHYLELQKKAGLYIKIVFHQKSDILNIYIANNTSITKKEQMRVYDRIARARAYDSLEEAFSMVLDDSEGAGLGIVIMILMLRKMGLSEESFDIDTENGETVARLSIPMAKVHLDHLHEISNLLAEKLEHIPQFPENVATLQRQLSDPEVEMNDIARSIAVDPALTADLLKLVNSAAFMLPKRVDNIAEAVKLVGLRGLKNLLYSYGTQKILGDETAETRGLWLHSHKTAFFAYNLAKNILKRKDILDDVYVGGILHDMGKIIFSSVHPDLLTNIRKFCEERNIEPQFLEDISAGLNHAEIGARIAEKWNFPDNLVSAIRFHHDPTQAPRRYREMIDVIYMANSLANYETENLSLEELNPTVLRRFNVAGEGHLLLIKEKLDTAFEHETSSHQE; encoded by the coding sequence ATGACCATTGACCCTGAAAAAATAAAACTCGCAGTCAGAAACTCAATCCCGGTTACGATCAAGACCTACACCCTGCCATCCGAGCTGGAAGCCCAGCTTGAACAGATCCTGGACGGATTTCTAAAAGAGATAGGTCAGGGCGATTTGAAAGATCCCCTGTACTATTGCCTGCGAGAGCTGGCGGTTAATGCCAAGAAGGCCAACACCAAACGGGTGTACTTTCAAGAGAAGAACCTGGATTTACTGAACAACGAAGACTACCAAAAGGGTATGCAGACCTTCAAGGAAGAAACCCTGAACAATATCTCCCACTACCTGGAACTTCAAAAAAAGGCCGGCTTGTATATTAAGATAGTCTTCCACCAAAAATCAGACATCCTGAACATTTACATTGCCAATAATACATCCATAACCAAGAAGGAGCAGATGCGGGTCTACGACCGCATTGCCCGCGCCAGGGCCTACGACAGCCTGGAGGAGGCCTTCTCCATGGTATTGGATGATTCCGAGGGTGCCGGGCTGGGAATCGTCATTATGATCCTCATGCTCCGGAAGATGGGGCTGTCGGAGGAATCCTTCGACATTGACACCGAGAACGGAGAGACCGTTGCGCGCCTCTCCATTCCCATGGCAAAGGTTCATCTGGATCACCTCCACGAAATATCCAATCTCCTGGCAGAAAAGCTGGAGCATATTCCTCAGTTTCCAGAAAATGTCGCCACCCTGCAGCGTCAACTCAGCGACCCCGAGGTGGAAATGAACGACATTGCCCGCTCCATCGCCGTTGATCCCGCATTGACCGCCGACCTTCTTAAACTGGTTAACAGCGCGGCCTTCATGCTTCCCAAGCGGGTAGACAATATCGCCGAAGCCGTTAAGCTCGTGGGCCTTCGGGGCCTAAAAAATCTGCTCTACTCCTACGGTACCCAAAAAATCCTTGGCGATGAAACCGCCGAAACCCGGGGACTCTGGCTGCATTCCCATAAGACCGCCTTCTTTGCCTACAACCTGGCAAAAAACATTCTCAAGCGGAAAGACATCCTGGATGACGTGTATGTGGGCGGCATTCTCCACGATATGGGGAAGATCATTTTCTCCTCGGTTCACCCGGATCTGCTCACAAATATTCGAAAATTCTGTGAGGAGCGGAATATCGAACCCCAGTTCCTGGAGGATATAAGCGCAGGACTGAACCACGCCGAAATCGGAGCACGAATCGCGGAAAAATGGAACTTCCCGGACAACCTGGTTTCGGCCATCAGATTTCACCACGACCCGACCCAGGCTCCCCGGCGCTACCGGGAGATGATTGATGTGATCTACATGGCCAACAGCCTGGCAAACTACGAGACGGAGAATCTATCCCTGGAAGAGCTGAACCCCACGGTCTTACGGCGCTTCAATGTGGCAGGGGAGGGACATCTGCTTCTCATCAAGGAAAAGCTGGATACTGCCTTCGAACACGAAACCTCCAGCCATCAGGAATGA
- a CDS encoding Lon protease family protein, translating into MTKKNTAEQHCKLTPERVIFTIQESELPELPEDHETFGVIGQDRAIQAIEMALAIPSKGYNIFATGPAGTGKRTAIQHILGKQDLQKEQLRDIAYVHNFSQEDSPRVLIMPAGEASRFRSAIRKTILDIQALAQEIQHRSSFQHAKEEFLTKTESQENQLLFNFEDRLQQEGFKIVQIEENNEEKADLAAVVNDNLTNIQDLHQMVSAGELEQNQYQDLREKYSQFMEEMKQLFTSIQRNRRRTEQYLLELHRESIAPEVHQRLSSLGKDFPYPSMEEHLEQLGQDIIEQLPIFLDDPSRTNQPGDAPGSDDPSEEPSAGTSAKSPRSTERNKPGRPGQQARDRRDFMARTSPQAQSNPGSGAPGHGESEHTPGSENARASTRKPGTSPSSQGKSHPYRITGLPASLTALPDELLRYDVNILVDHSKTTKPPIIFETYPDFTKLFGSIDTPSETSQTPGTTQTERPGYLSLRPGSLLRANGGYLILQAEDLLMEEETYISLKRALQNCFLEMRTSPNPYGHGGSNLKPQPIPLNLKVVILGNDMLYDLLYMQDEDFQKLFKVPAEFDYIMDRNNSTTREYIHFIRMIQREESLLPVDSSGVAALLEYGVRLAELRSKLSTQFSQIADILREANYWAGKIPLSTITRQAINKALEARAFLLNLPEEKIDEQIRTGELLMLLEGTAIGRVNGLAVLDRGYYSFGRPTVITAQAAPGTDGIINVEREAGLSGEIHDKGTYIVESYIHATYAKSFPFSMTARLCFEQSYVEVDGDSASSTEIYALLSAIGSIPLRQDIAVTGSVNQMGDIQPVGGVIEKIEGFYQVCKQHGLTGSQGVIIPAQNIESLILNAELNQAVQEGRFHIWAISNVNQGIEILTGMPAGNRTQKGVFQQGTVNGIVEKKLRAMSRISKEHDSQ; encoded by the coding sequence GTGACCAAAAAGAATACCGCCGAACAACACTGCAAACTCACCCCAGAACGGGTAATTTTTACAATTCAGGAATCCGAGCTCCCGGAGCTCCCGGAGGATCATGAGACCTTCGGGGTTATCGGCCAGGATAGAGCGATCCAGGCTATTGAGATGGCTCTGGCCATCCCCTCCAAGGGATACAACATTTTTGCTACCGGCCCGGCTGGAACAGGAAAGCGGACCGCTATTCAGCATATCCTGGGGAAACAGGACCTGCAGAAGGAGCAGCTCCGGGATATCGCCTACGTCCATAATTTCTCCCAGGAAGACAGCCCCCGGGTGCTCATCATGCCAGCTGGAGAGGCCTCGCGGTTCAGGAGCGCCATCCGGAAAACCATCCTGGACATCCAGGCCCTCGCCCAAGAAATCCAGCACCGATCCTCCTTCCAGCATGCCAAAGAGGAGTTTCTCACCAAAACAGAAAGCCAGGAGAACCAACTCCTCTTCAATTTTGAAGACCGCCTGCAACAGGAAGGATTCAAGATCGTACAAATAGAAGAGAATAACGAGGAAAAAGCCGATCTAGCTGCGGTGGTAAACGATAACCTGACCAATATCCAGGATCTGCACCAAATGGTCTCCGCCGGAGAGCTTGAACAGAATCAGTACCAGGATCTCAGGGAAAAATACTCCCAGTTCATGGAAGAAATGAAACAGCTTTTCACCTCTATCCAACGAAACCGCCGCAGAACCGAGCAGTACCTCCTGGAACTCCACCGGGAATCCATAGCCCCGGAGGTCCACCAGCGCCTAAGTTCCCTGGGAAAGGACTTTCCCTACCCCTCCATGGAGGAACACCTGGAGCAGCTAGGACAGGATATCATCGAACAACTCCCCATTTTTCTTGACGACCCGTCCCGAACGAATCAACCAGGCGACGCACCAGGCTCGGATGATCCCTCTGAAGAGCCGTCCGCCGGCACCTCGGCTAAATCCCCTCGAAGCACGGAACGAAACAAACCGGGACGGCCAGGCCAGCAGGCCCGGGACCGGAGAGATTTCATGGCCCGAACCTCCCCCCAGGCACAAAGCAATCCCGGCAGTGGGGCCCCGGGTCATGGCGAATCTGAACATACCCCGGGTTCCGAGAATGCCCGAGCCTCTACCCGAAAACCGGGGACCTCCCCGTCCTCCCAAGGCAAGTCCCACCCCTACCGGATAACCGGACTGCCGGCCAGCCTAACCGCTCTACCGGACGAACTGCTCCGCTACGATGTAAACATCCTGGTGGATCATAGCAAAACCACCAAACCGCCCATCATTTTTGAAACCTATCCGGATTTTACAAAACTATTCGGAAGCATTGATACTCCCAGCGAAACAAGCCAAACCCCGGGGACCACCCAGACCGAACGCCCCGGGTACCTGAGCCTACGTCCCGGCAGCCTTCTCCGTGCCAACGGGGGCTACCTGATCCTCCAGGCTGAAGACCTGCTCATGGAAGAAGAAACCTATATAAGCCTCAAACGGGCCCTGCAAAACTGTTTCTTGGAGATGCGTACCAGCCCCAACCCCTACGGCCACGGGGGGTCCAACCTGAAACCCCAGCCCATCCCCCTCAACCTAAAGGTTGTTATTCTGGGCAATGATATGCTCTATGACCTGCTTTACATGCAGGATGAGGATTTCCAGAAGCTCTTCAAGGTTCCGGCGGAATTCGACTACATCATGGACCGCAACAACTCTACCACCCGGGAGTACATCCACTTTATCCGGATGATTCAACGGGAAGAATCCCTGCTGCCCGTGGATAGCTCAGGTGTCGCCGCCCTTCTGGAATACGGCGTCCGCCTGGCGGAACTACGATCAAAGCTTTCCACCCAGTTCAGCCAGATAGCCGATATACTACGGGAGGCGAACTACTGGGCGGGGAAGATTCCCTTGTCCACTATCACCCGCCAAGCCATCAATAAGGCTCTGGAGGCCCGGGCGTTTCTCCTGAATTTACCCGAGGAGAAAATCGATGAACAGATCCGGACCGGGGAACTGCTCATGCTCCTGGAGGGAACCGCTATAGGCCGGGTCAATGGCCTTGCCGTACTGGACCGGGGATACTACAGTTTCGGCCGACCCACGGTCATCACGGCCCAGGCAGCACCGGGCACCGACGGAATCATCAACGTGGAACGGGAGGCCGGCCTCTCGGGAGAGATCCACGACAAGGGAACCTACATCGTTGAAAGCTACATTCATGCCACCTACGCCAAGAGCTTTCCCTTTTCTATGACCGCCCGACTCTGTTTTGAGCAAAGCTACGTTGAAGTTGACGGCGACAGCGCGAGCTCCACCGAAATATACGCCCTGCTCTCTGCCATCGGATCCATCCCCCTGCGTCAGGACATTGCAGTAACCGGATCGGTTAACCAGATGGGGGATATCCAGCCGGTAGGGGGGGTCATCGAAAAAATAGAGGGCTTCTACCAGGTTTGTAAACAACACGGTCTTACCGGAAGCCAGGGGGTAATCATCCCCGCACAAAACATCGAGTCCCTCATCCTCAACGCCGAATTAAATCAGGCCGTACAAGAAGGCCGGTTTCATATCTGGGCTATTTCCAATGTGAACCAGGGCATCGAAATACTTACCGGGATGCCCGCAGGCAATCGAACCCAGAAGGGAGTATTCCAACAGGGTACGGTCAATGGCATCGTAGAAAAAAAATTACGGGCCATGTCTCGAATTTCTAAGGAGCATGATTCGCAGTAA